A single window of Micrococcaceae bacterium Sec5.1 DNA harbors:
- the ettA gene encoding energy-dependent translational throttle protein EttA has product MAEFIYTMTKARKAVGDKLILDDVSMSFYPGAKIGVVGPNGAGKSTILKIMAGLDTPSNGEARLSPGYTVGILLQEPPLNEEKTVLGNVQEGVGEIYGKIQRFNEISEEMANPDADYDTLLDEMGKLQEAIDAADAWDIDSQLEQAMDALRCPPADSDVTVLSGGERRRVALCKLLLQKPDLLLLDEPTNHLDAESVLWLEQHLSQYPGAVLAVTHDRYFLDHVAEWIAEVDRGHLYPYEGNYSTYLEKKKARLEVQGKKDAKLSKRLTEELEWVRSNAKGRQTKSKARLARYEEMAAEAERTRKLDFEEIQIPPGPRLGSVVIEAKKLKKGFDDRVLIEDLSFSLPRNGIVGVIGPNGVGKSTLFKTIVGMEPLDDGELKIGESVKISYVDQSRGGIDPNKSLWEVVSEGHDYIQVGQVEMPSRAYVSAFGFKGPDQQKKAGVLSGGERNRLNLALTLKQGGNLLLLDEPTNDLDVETLSSLENALLEFPGCAVVVSHDRWFLDRVATHILAYEGDDENPSKWYWFEGNFDSYEENKVERLGADAAKPHRVTHRRLTRD; this is encoded by the coding sequence ATGGCGGAATTCATTTACACGATGACCAAGGCTCGCAAGGCCGTTGGCGACAAACTTATTTTGGACGATGTAAGCATGTCGTTCTACCCTGGCGCGAAGATTGGCGTCGTGGGCCCGAACGGTGCTGGCAAGTCCACCATCCTGAAGATCATGGCCGGGCTGGACACTCCTTCAAACGGCGAGGCCCGCCTGAGCCCCGGGTATACCGTGGGCATCCTCTTGCAGGAACCGCCGCTGAATGAAGAAAAGACTGTCCTTGGCAACGTCCAGGAAGGCGTTGGCGAGATCTACGGCAAGATCCAGCGTTTCAACGAGATCTCCGAAGAGATGGCCAACCCGGATGCGGATTACGACACTCTCCTGGATGAGATGGGCAAGCTGCAGGAAGCCATTGACGCTGCCGATGCCTGGGATATCGATTCCCAGCTCGAGCAGGCCATGGACGCATTGCGATGCCCGCCTGCTGATTCCGATGTCACCGTCCTCTCCGGTGGTGAGCGCCGCCGCGTAGCGCTGTGCAAGCTTCTGCTCCAGAAGCCGGACCTTCTGCTCCTTGACGAGCCCACCAACCACTTGGACGCCGAGAGCGTTCTTTGGCTTGAGCAGCACCTCTCCCAGTACCCCGGTGCCGTCCTTGCCGTGACTCACGACCGGTACTTCCTGGATCACGTGGCTGAGTGGATCGCAGAAGTCGACCGCGGCCACCTTTACCCGTACGAAGGTAACTACTCCACCTACCTGGAGAAGAAGAAGGCCCGCCTTGAGGTCCAAGGTAAGAAGGACGCAAAGCTGTCCAAGCGCCTTACCGAAGAACTTGAATGGGTGCGCTCCAACGCCAAGGGCCGTCAGACCAAGTCAAAGGCCCGTCTTGCCCGCTATGAAGAAATGGCTGCAGAGGCCGAGCGCACGCGCAAGCTCGACTTCGAAGAGATCCAGATTCCGCCGGGCCCGCGTCTGGGTTCCGTAGTGATCGAGGCCAAGAAGCTGAAGAAGGGCTTCGACGATCGTGTCCTGATCGAAGACCTCTCCTTCTCACTGCCCCGCAACGGCATCGTTGGCGTCATCGGCCCGAACGGTGTGGGCAAGTCCACCTTGTTCAAAACCATCGTCGGCATGGAGCCGTTGGACGATGGTGAGCTCAAGATCGGCGAATCCGTGAAGATCTCATACGTGGACCAGTCCCGTGGCGGCATCGATCCCAATAAGTCTCTCTGGGAAGTTGTTTCCGAAGGCCATGACTACATTCAGGTCGGGCAGGTCGAAATGCCTTCACGTGCCTACGTTTCGGCGTTTGGCTTCAAGGGACCGGACCAGCAGAAGAAGGCTGGTGTCCTCTCCGGTGGTGAGCGCAACCGCCTCAACCTTGCCTTGACACTTAAGCAAGGTGGCAACCTCCTGCTCCTTGACGAGCCCACTAACGACCTCGACGTCGAAACCCTGAGCAGCCTGGAAAATGCCCTGCTCGAGTTCCCTGGCTGCGCCGTGGTGGTCTCTCACGACCGTTGGTTCCTGGACAGGGTAGCAACCCACATCCTCGCCTATGAAGGTGACGACGAGAACCCCTCCAAGTGGTACTGGTTCGAAGGTAACTTCGACTCCTATGAGGAGAACAAGGTGGAGCGCCTCGGCGCTGATGCGGCAAAGCCGCACCGCGTGACGCACCGCCGTCTGACCCGCGACTAA
- a CDS encoding SRPBCC domain-containing protein, whose translation MEGKVPNAEASITVAARREQVWKALTDPGLIKQYFLGTNVETSWKVGDPITYSGEYNGKAYEDKGVILAFEPLQLLKTTHYSPASGLPDSPGNYHTVEYRLDDADEGTSVTIAQGNNKSEEEVEHSAATWRTVLQNLKEFLESQPQIS comes from the coding sequence ATGGAAGGAAAAGTTCCCAATGCCGAGGCCTCGATCACGGTGGCCGCCCGGCGCGAGCAGGTATGGAAGGCCCTGACGGATCCTGGCCTCATCAAGCAATACTTCCTCGGGACCAATGTCGAAACGTCGTGGAAGGTCGGCGACCCAATCACGTACTCCGGCGAGTACAACGGCAAAGCATACGAGGACAAGGGCGTCATCCTGGCCTTCGAACCCCTACAGCTCTTGAAAACCACTCACTACAGTCCTGCGTCAGGACTTCCCGATTCCCCCGGGAACTATCACACGGTCGAATACCGACTCGACGATGCGGATGAAGGAACATCAGTCACGATTGCGCAGGGCAACAACAAGAGCGAAGAAGAAGTGGAGCATTCCGCAGCGACGTGGCGCACGGTTCTTCAGAACCTCAAGGAATTTCTTGAGTCACAGCCCCAAATTTCTTGA
- a CDS encoding single-stranded DNA-binding protein has translation MNDTITLRGFVASEVKSSTTTRGTSTASFRLGTTERRYDRASNTWVDGNTNWYTVQSFRYLAGHVGCSVKKGQRVIVVGKLRLRQWEHEGRIYHVAEVDAESVGHDLMWGSANFTRMNGTSAPADSNPSGEAAGKLGDPGIEWESGDNEQAPPEEETETVDVDDPDGTGPLVVNTTTGELVGAGA, from the coding sequence ATGAACGACACCATTACTCTTCGAGGCTTCGTAGCCTCGGAGGTCAAGAGTTCTACCACTACGCGGGGTACGTCCACTGCTTCATTTCGTCTTGGGACAACTGAACGCCGCTACGACCGGGCCAGCAATACATGGGTGGACGGCAATACCAACTGGTACACCGTGCAGTCGTTTCGCTACTTAGCCGGCCATGTCGGCTGTAGCGTGAAGAAGGGTCAACGCGTCATCGTCGTCGGAAAGCTACGCCTGCGGCAGTGGGAACACGAGGGCAGGATCTACCATGTGGCAGAAGTCGACGCGGAATCAGTCGGGCACGATCTCATGTGGGGCTCTGCGAACTTCACCCGGATGAACGGGACGTCGGCTCCAGCTGACTCGAACCCGTCCGGCGAGGCAGCCGGGAAGCTTGGAGATCCGGGGATTGAGTGGGAGTCCGGCGACAACGAACAAGCGCCCCCGGAGGAGGAGACAGAAACAGTCGACGTCGATGACCCGGACGGTACCGGTCCGCTGGTGGTAAACACCACCACAGGTGAGTTGGTGGGTGCCGGGGCTTGA
- the map gene encoding type I methionyl aminopeptidase has translation MSMLKTPDQISMMREAGRVVANALAAVREHADVGVSLKELDEVAADVISGAGAKPAFLDYHPRWAALPFPGVICASVNDAVVHGIPDGYVLQDGDLLSVDCGAFLEGWCGDAAISFIVGTADPADQALIDATDAALARGIEAARVGNKMGDLAYAIGGEAKRAGYGLLADHGGHGIGRTMHAEPPVPNIGRPGRGIKLQEGLVIAIEPMLILGGKDDYYHDDDEWTLRSSSGNRAAHSEHTVAITADGPMILTLP, from the coding sequence ATGTCCATGCTTAAGACACCGGACCAGATCTCGATGATGCGTGAGGCCGGCAGGGTGGTGGCCAACGCCTTGGCAGCAGTCAGGGAGCATGCCGATGTCGGCGTTTCCCTCAAGGAACTGGATGAGGTTGCTGCGGACGTCATTTCAGGCGCTGGGGCCAAACCGGCCTTCCTGGATTACCATCCGCGGTGGGCAGCGCTCCCGTTTCCCGGGGTGATCTGTGCCAGCGTGAATGACGCTGTGGTGCATGGAATACCAGATGGCTACGTCCTCCAGGACGGGGACCTCCTAAGTGTGGATTGCGGCGCCTTCCTTGAAGGCTGGTGTGGAGATGCTGCCATCAGCTTCATCGTGGGGACGGCAGATCCAGCGGACCAGGCACTGATCGATGCCACAGACGCTGCACTCGCCCGGGGTATCGAAGCTGCCCGGGTGGGCAACAAGATGGGCGACCTCGCCTATGCAATCGGCGGTGAGGCCAAACGTGCTGGATATGGTTTGTTGGCCGATCACGGTGGCCACGGTATCGGCCGGACAATGCACGCCGAACCGCCCGTTCCCAACATCGGCAGGCCGGGCAGGGGCATCAAACTTCAAGAAGGGCTGGTCATTGCCATCGAACCAATGCTCATCCTTGGAGGTAAGGACGACTATTACCACGATGACGATGAGTGGACTCTGCGCTCCTCCAGCGGAAACAGGGCCGCGCATAGCGAACACACCGTGGCGATCACCGCCGATGGGCCCATGATCCTGACCTTGCCGTAG
- a CDS encoding DNA alkylation repair protein, whose product MENKDLLEAIRSTLRSARDAERARGAQAYMKSDMPSWGIRVPEVRRIVKVAAKQFPISSPASLREAVHDLWRNAQAREERYAAIELTGLPLVKEDLGMLPVYEEIIRTGAWWDLVDGVAHRLCGLLLAHRSTMTPLLLQWSTDQDMWIRRASITAQLAAKGLTDPGLLAAVIKPNLADKEFFIRKAIGWALREYSKTNPEWVRAFAAENAPALSPLSTREAVRLLSSH is encoded by the coding sequence ATGGAGAACAAGGACTTACTTGAGGCCATCCGGTCAACACTTCGCTCCGCGAGGGACGCTGAGCGAGCCCGGGGAGCCCAGGCATATATGAAGTCGGACATGCCGTCCTGGGGTATCCGGGTGCCTGAAGTTCGCAGGATCGTCAAGGTGGCAGCGAAGCAGTTTCCCATCTCTTCACCCGCCAGCCTTCGCGAGGCCGTTCATGATTTATGGCGGAATGCCCAGGCGCGCGAAGAACGATATGCAGCCATTGAATTGACGGGCCTGCCGTTGGTCAAGGAAGACCTTGGCATGCTGCCGGTCTATGAGGAAATAATTCGCACCGGCGCGTGGTGGGACCTCGTCGACGGGGTGGCCCACCGCCTCTGCGGCCTCCTGCTTGCCCACAGGTCCACCATGACGCCGCTATTGCTCCAATGGTCCACTGACCAGGACATGTGGATCCGAAGGGCGTCCATTACTGCGCAATTGGCAGCCAAGGGCCTAACGGACCCGGGACTGCTGGCGGCTGTCATCAAACCCAACCTTGCCGACAAGGAGTTCTTCATCCGCAAGGCCATCGGATGGGCCTTGCGTGAGTACAGCAAGACAAACCCGGAGTGGGTCAGGGCGTTTGCGGCAGAGAATGCTCCAGCACTGAGCCCTCTCTCCACACGTGAGGCGGTACGGCTTCTGTCGTCGCATTAA
- the mptB gene encoding polyprenol phosphomannose-dependent alpha 1,6 mannosyltransferase MptB yields MTVPVPAAQKAGKEAPPADAAASEVDNARSPLIAGFIGSMFLVFGSLGVGWLAPVSELRRLPLFIWMRTEGVGVGLSIVLLAVGGMLLVRAWLRLGQRVRVWGLQARKATLQAVVAWGLPMMFTVPLFSRDVYAYIGQGRLMVEGMNPYENGISALPNYFQLGADKMWTEAPVPYGQLFLWIEQFVVWVTNVQPEACIMLFRLVAVAGVILCIIYVPKLAELHGVNPHRALWLTAANPLFLTNFIASVHNDALMIGLALAGLYYCATRRVVLGLVLVTLSISVKPITVVFLPFIGLLWAGKGASWPRKILFWFLTAALTFGLLYAMSLVNGFGFGWVKGLSAPGSVWIWYAPIGLIGLVVASIFNVFGLDGWGMAKWVYDAGKVLMVGAIAWQVFRGEHDRLMRRLTLAFAAIVLLAPMIQSWYVVWLIPLFAVTGIRNDWQVKAVYFVVSFFMVYAISDQLDVFPYLQSEDLGLALTLARNAAAIIALLFAVYLIFVDPKTKSLFRKRDEPGLRPII; encoded by the coding sequence ATGACGGTGCCTGTACCCGCCGCCCAGAAGGCAGGGAAAGAAGCGCCGCCTGCGGATGCTGCTGCCAGCGAAGTGGATAACGCCAGGTCCCCGCTGATCGCCGGTTTCATAGGTTCGATGTTCCTTGTCTTTGGCTCGCTGGGCGTTGGCTGGCTCGCGCCGGTTTCTGAACTTCGGCGGCTTCCGCTTTTCATCTGGATGCGTACCGAAGGTGTGGGCGTCGGGCTGTCCATTGTCCTGTTGGCTGTTGGTGGCATGCTGCTTGTCCGGGCTTGGCTGCGGCTGGGACAGCGGGTCCGGGTATGGGGACTCCAAGCCCGCAAGGCCACCTTGCAGGCTGTGGTGGCCTGGGGGTTGCCCATGATGTTCACTGTCCCGCTGTTCAGCAGGGATGTCTACGCCTACATCGGGCAGGGCAGACTCATGGTTGAGGGAATGAATCCCTATGAGAATGGGATTTCCGCCCTACCGAACTACTTCCAATTGGGTGCCGACAAGATGTGGACGGAAGCGCCTGTTCCCTATGGTCAGTTGTTCCTTTGGATCGAACAATTCGTTGTTTGGGTGACCAACGTCCAGCCTGAGGCCTGCATCATGCTGTTCAGGCTGGTGGCAGTTGCGGGCGTCATACTTTGCATCATCTACGTACCCAAGCTGGCAGAACTCCACGGCGTCAATCCGCACCGCGCACTATGGTTGACAGCCGCCAACCCCCTCTTTCTCACCAATTTCATTGCCAGTGTCCATAATGACGCACTCATGATTGGTCTGGCCTTGGCAGGCCTGTACTACTGCGCCACCCGCCGGGTGGTCCTGGGCTTGGTGCTGGTGACACTCTCCATTTCGGTCAAGCCAATTACGGTGGTCTTCCTGCCCTTTATTGGCTTGCTCTGGGCGGGCAAGGGTGCGTCATGGCCGCGCAAGATCCTTTTCTGGTTCCTGACAGCCGCCCTGACCTTCGGCCTCCTGTACGCCATGAGCCTGGTCAACGGGTTTGGGTTTGGATGGGTGAAGGGTCTGTCTGCCCCCGGGAGCGTCTGGATCTGGTACGCACCCATCGGCTTGATAGGCCTGGTTGTCGCGTCGATCTTCAACGTCTTTGGACTTGACGGCTGGGGCATGGCCAAGTGGGTTTACGACGCCGGCAAAGTGCTGATGGTGGGAGCCATTGCCTGGCAGGTCTTCCGGGGAGAACACGATCGCCTCATGCGCCGGCTCACCCTTGCCTTTGCGGCGATCGTCTTGTTGGCCCCGATGATCCAGTCCTGGTACGTGGTGTGGCTGATTCCGTTGTTTGCGGTAACAGGTATACGCAATGACTGGCAGGTAAAGGCGGTCTACTTCGTGGTGTCGTTCTTCATGGTCTACGCCATCTCAGACCAACTGGATGTGTTTCCCTATCTTCAAAGCGAGGATCTCGGCCTTGCCCTGACCTTGGCGCGGAACGCGGCAGCCATCATTGCGCTCCTGTTTGCCGTTTATTTGATCTTCGTTGATCCGAAGACAAAGAGCCTTTTCCGCAAGCGCGACGAGCCGGGCCTGCGCCCGATCATCTGA
- the orn gene encoding oligoribonuclease, translating to MTGLDLKNDALIEVAALVTDSELNILGDGVDVVIKPDDAALEQMNDFVRDMHTRSKLLDELPHGKTMAEAEAQVLEYIEKWVPDPRKAPLGGNSVGTDRMFLARDMPNIVEHLHYRVIDVSTIKELSRRWFPRAYFQSPAKHGGHRALGDIKDSIDELRYYRQAVFVPAPGPDTATAQRISKDITATAETLGATETM from the coding sequence ATGACCGGCCTGGACCTCAAGAACGACGCCCTGATCGAAGTGGCGGCGCTCGTGACGGACTCCGAGCTCAACATCCTGGGCGATGGCGTGGACGTCGTCATCAAGCCCGACGACGCAGCGCTGGAGCAAATGAACGACTTCGTTCGCGACATGCACACCCGCTCCAAACTCCTTGACGAACTCCCCCACGGCAAGACGATGGCCGAAGCTGAGGCGCAGGTGCTTGAGTACATCGAGAAGTGGGTTCCGGACCCCCGCAAGGCCCCCTTGGGGGGCAACTCGGTGGGCACGGACAGGATGTTCCTGGCCAGGGACATGCCGAACATTGTGGAGCACCTCCACTATCGCGTCATCGATGTCAGTACCATCAAGGAACTCTCGCGCCGCTGGTTCCCGCGGGCCTACTTCCAGTCGCCGGCCAAGCATGGCGGACATCGCGCACTGGGGGACATCAAGGATTCCATCGACGAGCTCCGCTACTACAGGCAAGCTGTTTTTGTACCTGCCCCGGGCCCTGACACTGCTACCGCCCAGCGCATCTCCAAAGACATCACAGCCACTGCTGAGACTCTGGGTGCAACAGAAACTATGTGA
- the def gene encoding peptide deformylase has product MTVLPVTIWGEPVLHRRASEVEVFDDELRKLIADMFETNDAANGVGLAAPQVGVGKRIFVYKYANDDDAPEQGVLVNPVLTLSKISGALPDPEEHIEGCLSFPGEHYPLQRAVWARVQGFDADGNPVDFEATGWFARVMQHEYDHLDGKLYINRLVDRYARKAMKQAKKNGWGVPGLTWMPGVDPDPFGH; this is encoded by the coding sequence ATGACCGTCCTCCCTGTGACCATTTGGGGCGAACCCGTTTTGCACCGTCGGGCAAGTGAAGTCGAAGTATTCGATGACGAGCTCCGAAAACTCATCGCGGACATGTTCGAAACCAATGATGCCGCGAACGGAGTGGGCCTCGCCGCACCCCAGGTGGGAGTCGGCAAGCGCATCTTTGTGTATAAGTACGCCAATGACGACGACGCGCCTGAGCAAGGCGTTCTGGTCAATCCCGTCTTGACCCTCTCAAAGATCTCAGGAGCCCTCCCGGACCCGGAAGAGCACATTGAGGGGTGCCTGTCGTTCCCCGGAGAGCACTATCCTCTGCAGCGCGCTGTGTGGGCCCGCGTCCAAGGCTTTGACGCTGACGGAAACCCGGTGGACTTCGAAGCTACGGGCTGGTTCGCTCGAGTGATGCAACACGAGTACGACCATTTGGACGGCAAGCTTTACATCAACCGCCTTGTGGACCGATATGCCAGGAAGGCCATGAAGCAGGCCAAGAAGAACGGTTGGGGCGTTCCCGGATTGACATGGATGCCTGGCGTCGACCCGGACCCGTTCGGACACTGA
- a CDS encoding acyltransferase domain-containing protein has translation MNQERHAELFQLLDVAGEDAMECAALLDRNPSGHVLDALELLQQRLGTFPADSISPHELGETVWIEALLRFAPRVHAYHLELGIGADVSAAALADVGLQLRINRRVHGHFGLDTWSWLTLHMAGNLFRLGRLQFHLIRSGPDDGPGGSLAYASDWVLGVHIPEDGGLSPSLVDASFDEARSFFPHYFPDKPATVATCESWMLDPYLVERLPNSNIASFARRFTLDRCTDAPTDAVYFTFRQRGLENLDKLPRETSLQRIVLERIDDGGTWQLGHGHLTL, from the coding sequence ATGAACCAAGAACGCCATGCAGAATTGTTTCAGCTCCTGGACGTTGCCGGCGAGGACGCCATGGAATGCGCCGCGCTCTTGGACAGAAACCCCAGCGGCCACGTCTTGGACGCATTGGAACTGCTGCAGCAACGGCTTGGCACTTTTCCAGCTGACAGTATTTCTCCCCATGAGCTGGGCGAGACCGTCTGGATCGAAGCTCTGCTCCGCTTCGCACCCAGGGTCCACGCATACCATCTGGAGTTGGGAATCGGCGCCGACGTGTCGGCAGCCGCCCTGGCTGACGTGGGACTTCAGCTCCGCATCAACCGCCGCGTGCATGGACATTTCGGCTTGGACACCTGGAGCTGGCTGACGTTACATATGGCAGGCAATCTGTTCCGGCTCGGCCGATTGCAATTCCATTTGATCCGGAGCGGGCCTGACGACGGGCCAGGGGGCAGCCTCGCGTACGCATCCGATTGGGTCCTGGGTGTCCACATTCCCGAGGATGGCGGCCTCTCCCCCTCGCTGGTAGACGCCAGCTTTGACGAGGCGCGCTCGTTTTTTCCCCACTACTTTCCGGACAAGCCGGCCACTGTGGCCACGTGCGAGTCCTGGATGCTGGATCCCTACTTGGTTGAACGGCTTCCCAATAGCAACATCGCATCCTTCGCCCGCCGTTTCACGCTGGATCGGTGCACCGATGCCCCCACTGATGCCGTGTACTTCACGTTTAGGCAGCGGGGGCTCGAGAACCTGGACAAACTACCCCGGGAAACTTCGCTCCAGCGCATAGTCCTTGAGAGAATCGACGACGGCGGTACCTGGCAACTGGGACACGGTCACCTGACGCTGTAA
- a CDS encoding HNH endonuclease family protein — translation MSITWSAYKRARRRSRQAWAILGLVAATVVAGLSWFFTTGQFNAAEPWVSGPTDAPVFNPAWMKPISGIEAVPAEKASTALAQLEVKGRASQEDYERTAFGQAWLDADRNGCDTRNDILRRDLSSVEFTSGSSCKVATGEFHEPYTGAHVTFRRGQDTSADVQIDHIVALADAWQKGAKQLTVQQRQRLANDPLNLIAADGPENVKKGAGDAATWLPPNKNFRCHYVARQISVKAAYKLWVTQAEKDAMMRVLSSCPDQQTIYSVR, via the coding sequence TTGAGTATCACCTGGTCTGCCTACAAACGCGCGCGCAGACGATCACGCCAAGCCTGGGCCATTCTAGGATTAGTGGCCGCCACCGTCGTGGCAGGACTGTCTTGGTTCTTCACCACCGGCCAGTTCAACGCGGCTGAGCCTTGGGTCTCCGGCCCCACTGATGCGCCGGTATTTAACCCGGCTTGGATGAAACCCATTTCCGGCATCGAGGCTGTTCCCGCGGAGAAGGCAAGCACCGCACTGGCACAGTTGGAAGTTAAGGGACGGGCATCCCAGGAAGACTATGAGCGAACCGCATTCGGCCAGGCGTGGCTGGATGCCGATCGAAACGGATGCGATACCAGGAACGACATCCTGCGCAGGGACCTGTCGTCGGTGGAGTTCACTAGTGGTTCCTCATGCAAGGTTGCCACTGGAGAGTTTCACGAACCCTACACGGGCGCCCACGTGACCTTCCGTCGGGGCCAGGACACCAGCGCTGATGTTCAGATTGACCACATTGTCGCCCTCGCCGACGCATGGCAGAAGGGTGCCAAGCAATTAACGGTGCAGCAGCGTCAAAGGCTGGCAAATGATCCCTTGAACCTGATTGCAGCTGATGGGCCCGAGAATGTGAAGAAGGGCGCAGGCGACGCCGCCACCTGGCTCCCGCCGAACAAGAACTTCCGGTGTCACTACGTAGCACGGCAGATCTCCGTCAAGGCAGCCTACAAGCTCTGGGTCACACAGGCGGAGAAGGACGCCATGATGCGCGTCCTTTCTTCTTGCCCCGATCAGCAGACCATTTACAGCGTCAGGTGA
- a CDS encoding glyceraldehyde-3-phosphate dehydrogenase: protein MGREALAEAMIPVIGRLYRENNVVTSIHGRSLINKSTMNILKAHRFARRMSNTELLLEETAPLLNALAELELGAAAIDIARLTEKFRVEGHGTSLDEFLRAELAEIVGKRGADDRTSTDVVLYGFGRIGRLLARILIEKAGGGHGLRLRAIVVRKGAENDLVKRASLLRRDSVHGSFEGTIRVDEEANTITANGVQVQVIYSDNPATVDYTAYGIKDALVVDNTGRWRDAEGLSQHLQSKGVARVLLTAPGKGDLKNIVHGINQSDISDDDKIVTAASCTTNAITPVLKAINDKFGIIHGHVETVHSFTNDQNLIDNFHKGDRRGRSAALNMVITETGAAKAVAKALPELQGKLTGNAIRVPTPDVSMAILNLNLANGTTRDEVNDYLREMSLHSPLRKQIDYIDSPDVVSTDFVGSRRAGIVDGLATISNDKNLVLYVWYDNEFGYSCQVVRVMEEMAGVNPPSFPARDIVAPIAVLEAANA from the coding sequence ATGGGCCGGGAGGCTCTCGCCGAGGCCATGATTCCGGTGATCGGCCGGTTGTACCGGGAAAACAACGTGGTCACGAGCATCCACGGCCGGAGCCTGATCAACAAGTCGACCATGAACATCCTGAAGGCCCACCGCTTTGCGCGCCGGATGAGCAACACCGAGCTGCTGCTCGAAGAAACCGCACCCCTGTTGAACGCTCTTGCTGAGCTGGAACTCGGTGCGGCTGCAATCGACATTGCCCGCCTTACGGAGAAGTTCCGCGTAGAGGGCCACGGCACCTCCTTGGATGAGTTCCTGCGGGCCGAGCTCGCCGAAATCGTCGGAAAGCGTGGCGCTGATGACCGCACCAGCACCGACGTCGTGCTTTATGGCTTTGGGCGCATCGGTCGCCTCCTGGCCCGCATCCTGATTGAAAAGGCCGGTGGTGGGCATGGCCTGCGGCTGCGTGCCATCGTTGTCCGCAAGGGCGCCGAGAACGACCTCGTCAAGCGTGCCAGCCTCCTGCGCCGCGACTCCGTACACGGTTCCTTTGAGGGAACCATCCGCGTGGACGAAGAAGCCAACACCATCACTGCCAACGGCGTTCAGGTCCAGGTCATCTACTCCGACAACCCCGCCACCGTGGACTACACCGCCTACGGCATCAAGGATGCCCTGGTAGTGGACAACACCGGACGCTGGCGCGATGCGGAGGGCCTGTCCCAGCACCTGCAGAGCAAGGGTGTTGCGCGCGTCCTGCTGACGGCTCCGGGCAAGGGCGATCTGAAGAACATCGTCCACGGAATCAACCAGTCCGACATCTCCGATGACGACAAGATCGTCACCGCTGCGTCGTGCACAACCAACGCCATTACTCCGGTACTGAAGGCCATCAACGACAAATTCGGTATCATCCACGGCCACGTTGAAACGGTGCACTCGTTCACGAACGACCAAAACCTGATCGACAACTTCCACAAGGGAGACCGCCGCGGCCGTTCGGCAGCCCTGAACATGGTTATCACGGAGACAGGCGCAGCCAAGGCTGTTGCCAAGGCGCTTCCGGAACTTCAGGGCAAGCTCACCGGTAACGCGATCCGCGTACCTACCCCGGATGTGTCCATGGCGATCCTGAACCTCAACCTTGCCAATGGCACCACACGCGATGAGGTCAACGACTACCTCCGCGAAATGTCGCTGCACTCGCCGTTGCGGAAGCAGATCGACTACATCGACTCGCCGGACGTTGTCTCCACCGACTTCGTTGGTTCCCGCCGCGCAGGCATCGTTGATGGTCTGGCCACTATTTCCAACGACAAGAACCTCGTGCTCTACGTTTGGTACGACAACGAATTCGGCTACTCCTGCCAGGTGGTCCGTGTCATGGAGGAAATGGCCGGCGTCAACCCGCCGTCCTTCCCTGCCCGCGACATCGTGGCTCCCATCGCAGTGCTTGAGGCAGCCAACGCCTAA